The following are encoded together in the Marmota flaviventris isolate mMarFla1 chromosome 18, mMarFla1.hap1, whole genome shotgun sequence genome:
- the B3gnt9 gene encoding UDP-GlcNAc:betaGal beta-1,3-N-acetylglucosaminyltransferase 9 isoform X1, with amino-acid sequence MRRRLRLRRDASLTLLLSAALGLLLYAQRDGATPTTSTPQARGREAQRPTPGPRAFQVLDSGAAPPAYEGDTPPSPTPTGSFDFRRYLRAKDQRRFSLLINQPHKCRGDDAPGGRPDLLIAVKSVAADFERRQAVRQTWGAEGRVQGALVRRVFLLGVPRSAGTNKADPKGVGTQTHWRALLHAESHAYSDILLWAFEDTFFNLTLKEIHFLAWASAFCPNVRFVFKGDADVFVHVGNLLEFLASRDPAQDLLAGDVIVQARPIRARASKYYIPEAVYGLPAYPAYAGGGGFVLSGATLRRLASACAQVELFPIDDVFLGMCLQRLRLTPEPHPAFRTFGISQPSAAPHLSTFDPCFYRELVVVHGLSAADIWLMWRLLHGSHGPVCAHRQPVAAGPFQWGS; translated from the coding sequence ATGAGGAGGCGGCTGCGCCTACGCCGGGACGCGTCACTCACGCTGCTCCTCAGCGCCGCCCTTGGCCTCTTACTGTACGCGCAGCGCGACGGCGCGACCCCCACTACTAGCACGCCGCAAGCGCGAGGGCGGGAGGCACAGAGACCCACCCCAGGTCCCCGAGCATTCCAGGTACTGGACTCTGGCGCAGCCCCACCGGCCTACGAAGGGGACACACCGCCATCGCCCACTCCCACCGGCTCCTTTGATTTCCGCCGCTACTTGCGCGCCAAGGACCAGCGGCGCTTTTCACTCCTCATTAACCAGCCTCACAAGTGCCGTGGTGATGATGCACCTGGTGGCCGACCTGACCTGCTCATAGCTGTCAAGTCGGTGGCAGCTGACTTCGAGAGGCGACAAGCCGTGCGCCAGACGTGGGGTGCCGAGGGTCGCGTGCAGGGGGCACTTGTACGCCGTGTGTTCTTGCTGGGGGTGCCCAGGAGTGCAGGCACCAATAAGGCTGACCCAAAGGGGGTGGGCACACAGACACACTGGCGTGCACTGCTGCATGCTGAGAGCCATGCATATTCGGACATCTTGCTCTGGGCCTTCGAGGACACTTTTTTCAACTTAACACTTAAGGAGATCCACTTTCTGGCCTGGGCCTCAGCCTTTTGCCCCAACGTGCGCTTTGTTTTTAAAGGTGATGCTGATGTATTTGTACACGTGGGGAACCTGCTGGAGTTCCTAGCATCGAGGGATCCTGCGCAGGACTTGCTTGCAGGTGACGTAATAGTGCAGGCGAGGCCAATCCGTGCTAGGGCCAGTAAGTACTACATCCCAGAGGCTGTGTATGGCCTGCCTGCCTACCCAGCCTACGCAGGTGGTGGTGGTTTTGTTCTTTCTGGAGCTACGCTGCGCCGCTTGGCAAGTGCCTGTGCACAGGTTGAGCTCTTTCCCATTGATGATGTCTTTCTAGGCATGTGTCTGCAGCGCCTCCGGCTCACACCTGAGCCTCACCCAGCTTTCCGTACCTTTGGCATTTCCCAGCCTTCTGCAGCACCACACCTGAGCACCTTCGACCCCTGCTTCTACCGCGAATTGGTTGTAGTACATGGGCTCTCAGCTGCTGACATCTGGCTTATGTGGCGCCTGCTGCATGGGTCACATGGGCCAGTCTGTGCACATAGGCAGCCCGTTGCTGCAGGCCCCTTCCAGTGGGGCTCTTAG
- the B3gnt9 gene encoding UDP-GlcNAc:betaGal beta-1,3-N-acetylglucosaminyltransferase 9 isoform X3 has translation MRRRLRLRRDASLTLLLSAALGLLLYAQRDGATPTTSTPQARGREAQRPTPGPRAFQVLDSGAAPPAYEGDTPPSPTPTGSFDFRRYLRAKDQRRFSLLINQPHKCRGDDAPGGRPDLLIAVKSVAADFERRQAVRQTWGAEGRVQGALVRRVFLLGVPRSAGTNKADPKGVGTQTHWRALLHAESHAYSDILLWAFEDTFFNLTLKEIHFLAWASAFCPNVRFVFKGDADVFVHVGNLLEFLASRDPAQDLLAGMCLQRLRLTPEPHPAFRTFGISQPSAAPHLSTFDPCFYRELVVVHGLSAADIWLMWRLLHGSHGPVCAHRQPVAAGPFQWGS, from the exons ATGAGGAGGCGGCTGCGCCTACGCCGGGACGCGTCACTCACGCTGCTCCTCAGCGCCGCCCTTGGCCTCTTACTGTACGCGCAGCGCGACGGCGCGACCCCCACTACTAGCACGCCGCAAGCGCGAGGGCGGGAGGCACAGAGACCCACCCCAGGTCCCCGAGCATTCCAGGTACTGGACTCTGGCGCAGCCCCACCGGCCTACGAAGGGGACACACCGCCATCGCCCACTCCCACCGGCTCCTTTGATTTCCGCCGCTACTTGCGCGCCAAGGACCAGCGGCGCTTTTCACTCCTCATTAACCAGCCTCACAAGTGCCGTGGTGATGATGCACCTGGTGGCCGACCTGACCTGCTCATAGCTGTCAAGTCGGTGGCAGCTGACTTCGAGAGGCGACAAGCCGTGCGCCAGACGTGGGGTGCCGAGGGTCGCGTGCAGGGGGCACTTGTACGCCGTGTGTTCTTGCTGGGGGTGCCCAGGAGTGCAGGCACCAATAAGGCTGACCCAAAGGGGGTGGGCACACAGACACACTGGCGTGCACTGCTGCATGCTGAGAGCCATGCATATTCGGACATCTTGCTCTGGGCCTTCGAGGACACTTTTTTCAACTTAACACTTAAGGAGATCCACTTTCTGGCCTGGGCCTCAGCCTTTTGCCCCAACGTGCGCTTTGTTTTTAAAGGTGATGCTGATGTATTTGTACACGTGGGGAACCTGCTGGAGTTCCTAGCATCGAGGGATCCTGCGCAGGACTTGCTTGCAG GCATGTGTCTGCAGCGCCTCCGGCTCACACCTGAGCCTCACCCAGCTTTCCGTACCTTTGGCATTTCCCAGCCTTCTGCAGCACCACACCTGAGCACCTTCGACCCCTGCTTCTACCGCGAATTGGTTGTAGTACATGGGCTCTCAGCTGCTGACATCTGGCTTATGTGGCGCCTGCTGCATGGGTCACATGGGCCAGTCTGTGCACATAGGCAGCCCGTTGCTGCAGGCCCCTTCCAGTGGGGCTCTTAG
- the B3gnt9 gene encoding UDP-GlcNAc:betaGal beta-1,3-N-acetylglucosaminyltransferase 9 isoform X2: MRRRLRLRRDASLTLLLSAALGLLLYAQRDGATPTTSTPQARGREAQRPTPGPRAFQVLDSGAAPPAYEGDTPPSPTPTGSFDFRRYLRAKDQRRFSLLINQPHKCRGDDAPGGRPDLLIAVKSVAADFERRQAVRQTWGAEGRVQGALVRRVFLLGVPRSAGTNKADPKGVGTQTHWRALLHAESHAYSDILLWAFEDTFFNLTLKEIHFLAWASAFCPNVRFVFKGDADVFVHVGNLLEFLASRDPAQDLLAGDVIVQARPIRARASMCLQRLRLTPEPHPAFRTFGISQPSAAPHLSTFDPCFYRELVVVHGLSAADIWLMWRLLHGSHGPVCAHRQPVAAGPFQWGS; encoded by the exons ATGAGGAGGCGGCTGCGCCTACGCCGGGACGCGTCACTCACGCTGCTCCTCAGCGCCGCCCTTGGCCTCTTACTGTACGCGCAGCGCGACGGCGCGACCCCCACTACTAGCACGCCGCAAGCGCGAGGGCGGGAGGCACAGAGACCCACCCCAGGTCCCCGAGCATTCCAGGTACTGGACTCTGGCGCAGCCCCACCGGCCTACGAAGGGGACACACCGCCATCGCCCACTCCCACCGGCTCCTTTGATTTCCGCCGCTACTTGCGCGCCAAGGACCAGCGGCGCTTTTCACTCCTCATTAACCAGCCTCACAAGTGCCGTGGTGATGATGCACCTGGTGGCCGACCTGACCTGCTCATAGCTGTCAAGTCGGTGGCAGCTGACTTCGAGAGGCGACAAGCCGTGCGCCAGACGTGGGGTGCCGAGGGTCGCGTGCAGGGGGCACTTGTACGCCGTGTGTTCTTGCTGGGGGTGCCCAGGAGTGCAGGCACCAATAAGGCTGACCCAAAGGGGGTGGGCACACAGACACACTGGCGTGCACTGCTGCATGCTGAGAGCCATGCATATTCGGACATCTTGCTCTGGGCCTTCGAGGACACTTTTTTCAACTTAACACTTAAGGAGATCCACTTTCTGGCCTGGGCCTCAGCCTTTTGCCCCAACGTGCGCTTTGTTTTTAAAGGTGATGCTGATGTATTTGTACACGTGGGGAACCTGCTGGAGTTCCTAGCATCGAGGGATCCTGCGCAGGACTTGCTTGCAGGTGACGTAATAGTGCAGGCGAGGCCAATCCGTGCTAGGGCCA GCATGTGTCTGCAGCGCCTCCGGCTCACACCTGAGCCTCACCCAGCTTTCCGTACCTTTGGCATTTCCCAGCCTTCTGCAGCACCACACCTGAGCACCTTCGACCCCTGCTTCTACCGCGAATTGGTTGTAGTACATGGGCTCTCAGCTGCTGACATCTGGCTTATGTGGCGCCTGCTGCATGGGTCACATGGGCCAGTCTGTGCACATAGGCAGCCCGTTGCTGCAGGCCCCTTCCAGTGGGGCTCTTAG
- the Tradd gene encoding tumor necrosis factor receptor type 1-associated DEATH domain protein, with protein sequence MAAGPNGHEEWVGSAYLFLESLLDKVVLSDAYAHPQKKVAVYRALQTSLTESAESPDVLQILKIHRSDPQLIVQLRFCGRQPCSRFLHVYREGTLRAKLQSCLAAALAQRSVPLQLELRAGAERLDAWLTDEEHCLNCILAQKPDRLRDEELAELEDALCNLTCGLEGQGDNVDVDVDVVPAPSQSLVPSPPEEKPPPLSGQTFLFQGRPVVNRPLSLQDQQTFARSVGLKWRRVGRSLQRSCRALRDPALDSLAYEYERDGLYEQAFQLLRRFVQAEGRRATLQRLVEALEENELTSLAEDLLGLAGPDGGLA encoded by the exons ATGGCAGCTGGGCCAAATGGGCACGAAGAGTGGGTGGGCAGTGCATACCTGTTTTTGGAATCCTTACTGGACAAGGTGGTTCTGTCTGATGCCTATGCACACCCCCAGAAGAAGGTGGCAGTATACAGGGCTCTACAGACATCATTGACAG AGAGCGCCGAGAGCCCAGACGTGCTGCAGATACTCAAGATCCACCGCAGCGACCCGCAGCTGATTGTGCAGTTGCGTTTCTGTGGGAGACAGCCCTGTAGCCGCTTCCTCCACGTCTACCGGGAGGGAACTCTGCGCGCCAAGCTGCAAAGTTGCTTGGCAGCAGCGCTGGCCCAACGCTCTGTACCGCTGCAGCTGGAGCTGCGCGCTGGTGCCGAGAGGCTAGATGCTTGGCTGACGGACGAGGAGCATTGTTTGAATTGCATCTTAGCCCAGAAG CCCGACCGGCTCCGGGATGAGGAACTAGCTGAGCTGGAAGATGCGCTCTGCAATCTAACGTGTGGTTTGGAGGGCCAGGGTGATAATGTGGATGTGGATGTTGATGTCGTCCCAGCCCCCTCGCAGTCCCTGGTCCCCTCTCCGCCAGAGGAAAAGCCACCGCCCTTGTCTGGACAGACGTTTCTGTTCCAGGGTCGGCCAGTAG TGAATCGGCCACTGAGCCTGCAGGACCAACAGACGTTCGCACGTTCAGTGGGCCTCAAGTGGCGTAGGGTGGGACGCTCACTGCAGCGCAGCTGTCGGGCATTGCGCGACCCAGCGTTGGACTCACTGGCCTATGAATACGAGCGTGATGGGCTGTACGAGCAGGCCTTCCAACTGCTGCGTCGTTTCGTGCAGGCGGAGGGCCGCCGAGCCACACTGCAGCGCCTAGTAGAGGCGCTAGAGGAGAATGAGCTCACCAGTCTGGCAGAGGACCTGCTGGGCCTGGCAGGTCCTGATGGAGGCCTGGCCTAG